From the genome of Spinacia oleracea cultivar Varoflay chromosome 2, BTI_SOV_V1, whole genome shotgun sequence, one region includes:
- the LOC110801281 gene encoding probable protein ABIL5 isoform X1, translated as MLKSGLHANNDILGADSGDCLRFLESLKELKELRAQIHKAADYCEKSYLKSEDKAIVLEDTKEYLCRAIVTVVDHLGCVSASLDGCIQKSDRVDETQRRINCMKQKLDSCDQYKHNFTLTKLRWSKDLPRYYPRYISPTSDSSKKLSSDSREPDQPTELRGVSVHEFKTVEETPLFGSKRICLGTSPRSPLDITAKEFNVMPVCDGFSVALAPKLIRNPPFHFQDNKKLGGIRRLLQAMQWKSVNEEEIISSVVLRRSKRRPSRLLKLKL; from the exons ATGTTGAAATCAGGTCTCCATGCAAATAATGATATTCTTGGAGCTGATTCTGGTGACTGTCTTCGTTTCCTCGAGTCTCTTAAG GAGCTAAAGGAATTGAGGGCTCAGATTCATAAAGCTGCTGATTATTGTGAAAAGTCATACCTGAAATCTGAGGATAAGGCAAT TGTGTTGGAGGACACAAAGGAGTATCTATGTAGGGCTATTGTTACAGTTGTTGATCACCTTGGATGTGTTTCTGCTAGTCTTGATGGCTGCATCCAAAAGAGTGACCGAGTTGACGAAACTCAGCGCCGAATCAACTGTATGAAACAA AAACTTGATTCATGTGATCAGTACAAGCATAACTTCACCTTGACTAAATTACGATGGAGTAAGGATCTGCCAAGATATTATCCTCGATATATCTCACCGACAT CTGATTCAAGTAAAAAATTGAGCTCGGACTCGAG GGAACCTGATCAGCCAACTGAACTCAGAGGAGTTAGTGTGCACGAGTTCAAGACAGTTGAAGAAACGCCACTTTTTGGCTCTAAGAGGATATGTCTAGGTACAAGTCCAAGGTCACCACTTGACATTACAGCCAAAGAATTTAATG TCATGCCCGTTTGTGATGGATTCTCAGTTGCACTTGCACCCAAGTTGATCAGGAATCCTCCTTTCCATTTCCAG GATAATAAGAAACTCGGTGGGATCAGAAGACTACTACAGGCAATGCAGTGGAAATCTGTGAATGAAGAAGAGATCATATCATCAGTGGTTCTTCGAAGAAGTAAAAGGAGGCCGTCTAGATTGCTTAAGCTTAAACTTTAA
- the LOC110801281 gene encoding probable protein ABIL5 isoform X2 encodes MLKSGLHANNDILGADSGDCLRFLESLKELKELRAQIHKAADYCEKSYLKSEDKAIVLEDTKEYLCRAIVTVVDHLGCVSASLDGCIQKSDRVDETQRRINCMKQKLDSCDQYKHNFTLTKLRWSKDLPRYYPRYISPTSDSSKKLSSDSREPDQPTELRGVSVHEFKTVEETPLFGSKRICLGTSPRSPLDITAKEFNVALAPKLIRNPPFHFQDNKKLGGIRRLLQAMQWKSVNEEEIISSVVLRRSKRRPSRLLKLKL; translated from the exons ATGTTGAAATCAGGTCTCCATGCAAATAATGATATTCTTGGAGCTGATTCTGGTGACTGTCTTCGTTTCCTCGAGTCTCTTAAG GAGCTAAAGGAATTGAGGGCTCAGATTCATAAAGCTGCTGATTATTGTGAAAAGTCATACCTGAAATCTGAGGATAAGGCAAT TGTGTTGGAGGACACAAAGGAGTATCTATGTAGGGCTATTGTTACAGTTGTTGATCACCTTGGATGTGTTTCTGCTAGTCTTGATGGCTGCATCCAAAAGAGTGACCGAGTTGACGAAACTCAGCGCCGAATCAACTGTATGAAACAA AAACTTGATTCATGTGATCAGTACAAGCATAACTTCACCTTGACTAAATTACGATGGAGTAAGGATCTGCCAAGATATTATCCTCGATATATCTCACCGACAT CTGATTCAAGTAAAAAATTGAGCTCGGACTCGAG GGAACCTGATCAGCCAACTGAACTCAGAGGAGTTAGTGTGCACGAGTTCAAGACAGTTGAAGAAACGCCACTTTTTGGCTCTAAGAGGATATGTCTAGGTACAAGTCCAAGGTCACCACTTGACATTACAGCCAAAGAATTTAATG TTGCACTTGCACCCAAGTTGATCAGGAATCCTCCTTTCCATTTCCAG GATAATAAGAAACTCGGTGGGATCAGAAGACTACTACAGGCAATGCAGTGGAAATCTGTGAATGAAGAAGAGATCATATCATCAGTGGTTCTTCGAAGAAGTAAAAGGAGGCCGTCTAGATTGCTTAAGCTTAAACTTTAA
- the LOC110801281 gene encoding uncharacterized protein isoform X3, translated as MLKSGLHANNDILGADSGDCLRFLESLKELKELRAQIHKAADYCEKSYLKSEDKAIVLEDTKEYLCRAIVTVVDHLGCVSASLDGCIQKSDRVDETQRRINCMKQKLDSCDQYKHNFTLTKLRWTDSSKKLSSDSREPDQPTELRGVSVHEFKTVEETPLFGSKRICLGTSPRSPLDITAKEFNVMPVCDGFSVALAPKLIRNPPFHFQDNKKLGGIRRLLQAMQWKSVNEEEIISSVVLRRSKRRPSRLLKLKL; from the exons ATGTTGAAATCAGGTCTCCATGCAAATAATGATATTCTTGGAGCTGATTCTGGTGACTGTCTTCGTTTCCTCGAGTCTCTTAAG GAGCTAAAGGAATTGAGGGCTCAGATTCATAAAGCTGCTGATTATTGTGAAAAGTCATACCTGAAATCTGAGGATAAGGCAAT TGTGTTGGAGGACACAAAGGAGTATCTATGTAGGGCTATTGTTACAGTTGTTGATCACCTTGGATGTGTTTCTGCTAGTCTTGATGGCTGCATCCAAAAGAGTGACCGAGTTGACGAAACTCAGCGCCGAATCAACTGTATGAAACAA AAACTTGATTCATGTGATCAGTACAAGCATAACTTCACCTTGACTAAATTACGATGGA CTGATTCAAGTAAAAAATTGAGCTCGGACTCGAG GGAACCTGATCAGCCAACTGAACTCAGAGGAGTTAGTGTGCACGAGTTCAAGACAGTTGAAGAAACGCCACTTTTTGGCTCTAAGAGGATATGTCTAGGTACAAGTCCAAGGTCACCACTTGACATTACAGCCAAAGAATTTAATG TCATGCCCGTTTGTGATGGATTCTCAGTTGCACTTGCACCCAAGTTGATCAGGAATCCTCCTTTCCATTTCCAG GATAATAAGAAACTCGGTGGGATCAGAAGACTACTACAGGCAATGCAGTGGAAATCTGTGAATGAAGAAGAGATCATATCATCAGTGGTTCTTCGAAGAAGTAAAAGGAGGCCGTCTAGATTGCTTAAGCTTAAACTTTAA
- the LOC110801280 gene encoding proteinaceous RNase P 3 isoform X1, whose protein sequence is MASSFNTLQRRELLSLSLCKCFSTSTIPSPNNSFAFLSPKHALLPLKFPPLFLVNAPVTVISPVNTKIFSSLDSNSSTGTVNFTKSSDNLGSGYSSSGQKEDKNGGGFENYSNNNRKSGGNLNFRKTSENGSDNSSYRKGSSSSSGSRRWERKMEEVVGKVAINSNVDVRGNNNESENRGQKDSGVSSRRLRDTNSTSNVVNRSVDREGSRDDGSVKVKKKDKLSKKCKLNSPEFMMMVKLDMCSKRGDVMGAISLYDTAVKEEVKMGQYHYTVLLYLCSSAAMGVVRPAKSGSGRRSLDKVAPENLDGANDSGEEEDDDVDDETQDRKDQSQKVEVNEIRVSDEVKKQAREKGFEIFEKMCLDKIQMNEAALTSVARMAMAVGDGDKAFDMVKEMISVGISPKLRSYGPALSVFSSNREVEKAFAVEEHMLENGVHPEEPELEALLTVSVETGKADRVYYVLHKLRTMVRSVSPSTADLIEKWFKSKEASRIGKRKWDHDMITQTMENVGGGWHGKGWLGRGKWSVSRTSIGVDGLCKCCGERLALIDLDPEETERFAESVAAIAAKREKNSSFQKFQRWLDYYGPFEAVVDAANVGLFSQRKFQPLKVNVIVNGIRQMFSSKKWPLIVLHNRRVTGTKLDKPIHQELVERWRNADALYATPTGSNDDWYWLYAAIKFKCLLVTNDEMRDHTFQLLGTDFFPKWKERHQVRFSFSETGPVFHMPPPCSVVIQESGDGHWHIPIASEHQYEEDRTWLCVTRPNSSIVSQSQNVGAHSAKDSEEDIKDQRKYSSSNSHSSRQVKAQSAARSKQETEEVVPVSHRNTLPKSNHLPFLKAIKAAEKRAGCVIDFQI, encoded by the exons ATGGCTTCTTCCTTCAACACACTGCAACGGCGGGAACTTCTCTCGCTTTCTCTCTGTAAGTGTTTCTCTACTTCTACCATTCCTTCACCCAACAATTCCTTTGCATTTCTATCTCCCAAACATGCCCTTCTTCCACTCAAGTTTCCTCCTCTCTTTTTGGTTAATGCTCCTGTAACTGTTATTAGCCCTGTTAATACTAAAATTTTCTCAAGTTTGGACTCTAATTCTTCAACTGGGACTGTGAATTTCACGAAAAGTAGTGATAATTTGGGTTCTGGGTATTCGTCTTCTGGGCAAAAAGAGGACAAAAATGGAGGGGGGTTTGAAAATTACagtaataataatagaaaatcTGGTGGGAATTTGAATTTTAGGAAAACAAGTGAAAATGGGTCTGATAATTCTTCATATAGAAAgggtagtagtagtagtagtggtAGTAGAAGGTGGGAgagaaaaatggaggaagttgtGGGGAAAGTTGCTATAAATAGTAATGTGGATGTTAGGGGAAATAATAATGAGTCTGAAAATAGGGGTCAAAAGGATTCTGGGGTTTCTTCTAGAAGGCTTAGAGATACTAATTCGACGTCGAATGTTGTTAACCGAAGTGTAGATAGAGAAGGTAGTAGAGATGATGGTTCTGTTAAGGTTAAAAAGAAGGATAAATTGTCTAAGAAGTGTAAGCTTAATTCACCAGAGTTTATGATGATGGTTAAGTTGGATATGTGCTCTAAAAGGGGGGATGTCATGGGTGCAATTTCCTTGTATGATACGGCGGTTAAGGAAGAGGTTAAGATGGGGCAGTATCATTATACTGTGCTTTTGTATTTGTGTTCTAGTGCTGCAATGGGGGTTGTTAGACCGGCTAAAAGTGGTAGTGGTAGGAGGAGTTTGGATAAAGTTGCCCCTGAAAACTTAGATGGGGCCAATGATTCTGGTGAGGAGGAAGATGATGATGTAGATGATGAAACTCAGGATAGAAAAGACCAATCTCAAAAGGTAGAAGTAAATGAGATTAGGGTAAGCGATGAGGTAAAGAAGCAAGCCCGTGAAAAAGGGTTTGAAATTTTTGAGAAAATGTGTTTGGATAAGATCCAGATGAATGAGGCCGCTTTGACTTCAGTTGCTAGAATGGCAATGGCTGTTGGTGACGGGGACAAGGCTTTTGATATGGTAAAGGAGATGATATCAGTTGGGATAAGCCCGAAATTGAGGTCTTATGGTCCTGCTCTATCAGTTTTCTCCAGCAATAGGGAAGTTGAGAAAGCCTTTGCTGTCGAAGAACACATGTTGGAGAATGGTGTTCATCCAGAAGAGCCTGAGCTGGAGGCACTACTAACAGTAAGTGTTGAAACTGGTAAAGCTGACCGGGTTTACTATGTGTTGCATAAACTTAGAACAATGGTGAGGTCTGTCTCACCTTCTACAGCAGATTTGATTGAAAAATGGTTTAAAAGCAAAGAAGCATCGAGAATAGGGAAAAGGAAATGGGATCATGATATGATtactcaaacaatggaaaatGTTGGTGGTGGGTGGCATGGAAAGGGATGGTTAGGTAGAGGAAAATGGAGCGTTTCACGAACCTCCATTGGAGTTGATGGTTTATGTAAATGTTGTGGGGAAAGATTGGCCTTGATTGACCTTGATCCTGAAGAAACAGAGCGGTTTGCTGAATCAGTTGCAGCAATAGCAGCAAAGAGAGAGAagaattcaagctttcaaaagTTTCAA agGTGGTTAGATTACTATGGTCCATTTGAGGCTGTTGTAGATGCAGCTAACGTTGGTCTCTTCAGTCAAAGAAAATTCCAACCTTTAAAG GTCAATGTTATAGTGAATGGGATACGCCAAATGTTTTCTTCTAAAAAGTGGCCACTAATCGTTCTGCACAATAGGCGAGTTACTGGAACCAAGCTAGATAAACCTATACACCAGGAATTAGTTGAAAGGTGGAGAAATGCTGATGCACTCTATGCAACACCAACTGGATCAAATGATGATTG GTACTGGTTGTATGCAGCTATAAAGTTTAAGTGTTTACTTGTGACCAATGACGAGATGAGAGATCATACATTCCAGCTCCTAGGAACTGATTTCTTTCCTAAATGGAAAGAAAGACACCAG GTTCGGTTTAGCTTCTCAGAAACTGGACCTGTATTTCACATGCCACCACCATGTTCTGTTGTTATCCAG GAATCAGGTGACGGCCATTGGCATATCCCCATTGCTTCAGAGCACCAATATGAAGAGGATAGAACATGGCTGTGTGTTACACGCCCAAACTCTAGCATCGTGAGCCAGAGTCAAAACGTTGGAGCACATTCAGCAAAAG ATTCCGAAGAGGATATCAAAGACCAGAGGAAATATAGTAGCTCAAATTCTCACTCTTCTCGGCAGGTTAAAGCTCAATCAGCTGCTCGTagtaagcaagaaactgaagaaGTAGTTCCTGTTAGCCACAGAAATACGCTTCCAAAATCAAACCATCTCCCTTTCTTGAAGGCTATAAAGGCTGCTGAGAAACGTGCTGGgtgtgtgattgattttcagATATGA
- the LOC110801280 gene encoding proteinaceous RNase P 3 isoform X2: MASSFNTLQRRELLSLSLCKCFSTSTIPSPNNSFAFLSPKHALLPLKFPPLFLVNAPVTVISPVNTKIFSSLDSNSSTGTVNFTKSSDNLGSGYSSSGQKEDKNGGGFENYSNNNRKSGGNLNFRKTSENGSDNSSYRKGSSSSSGSRRWERKMEEVVGKVAINSNVDVRGNNNESENRGQKDSGVSSRRLRDTNSTSNVVNRSVDREGSRDDGSVKVKKKDKLSKKCKLNSPEFMMMVKLDMCSKRGDVMGAISLYDTAVKEEVKMGQYHYTVLLYLCSSAAMGVVRPAKSGSGRRSLDKVAPENLDGANDSGEEEDDDVDDETQDRKDQSQKVEVNEIRVSDEVKKQAREKGFEIFEKMCLDKIQMNEAALTSVARMAMAVGDGDKAFDMVKEMISVGISPKLRSYGPALSVFSSNREVEKAFAVEEHMLENGVHPEEPELEALLTVSVETGKADRVYYVLHKLRTMVRSVSPSTADLIEKWFKSKEASRIGKRKWDHDMITQTMENVGGGWHGKGWLGRGKWSVSRTSIGVDGLCKCCGERLALIDLDPEETERFAESVAAIAAKREKNSSFQKFQRWLDYYGPFEAVVDAANVGLFSQRKFQPLKVNVIVNGIRQMFSSKKWPLIVLHNRRVTGTKLDKPIHQELVERWRNADALYATPTGSNDDWYWLYAAIKFKCLLVTNDEMRDHTFQLLGTDFFPKWKERHQVRFSFSETGPVFHMPPPCSVVIQESGDGHWHIPIASEHQYEEDRTWLCVTRPNSSIVSQSQNVGAHSAKG; the protein is encoded by the exons ATGGCTTCTTCCTTCAACACACTGCAACGGCGGGAACTTCTCTCGCTTTCTCTCTGTAAGTGTTTCTCTACTTCTACCATTCCTTCACCCAACAATTCCTTTGCATTTCTATCTCCCAAACATGCCCTTCTTCCACTCAAGTTTCCTCCTCTCTTTTTGGTTAATGCTCCTGTAACTGTTATTAGCCCTGTTAATACTAAAATTTTCTCAAGTTTGGACTCTAATTCTTCAACTGGGACTGTGAATTTCACGAAAAGTAGTGATAATTTGGGTTCTGGGTATTCGTCTTCTGGGCAAAAAGAGGACAAAAATGGAGGGGGGTTTGAAAATTACagtaataataatagaaaatcTGGTGGGAATTTGAATTTTAGGAAAACAAGTGAAAATGGGTCTGATAATTCTTCATATAGAAAgggtagtagtagtagtagtggtAGTAGAAGGTGGGAgagaaaaatggaggaagttgtGGGGAAAGTTGCTATAAATAGTAATGTGGATGTTAGGGGAAATAATAATGAGTCTGAAAATAGGGGTCAAAAGGATTCTGGGGTTTCTTCTAGAAGGCTTAGAGATACTAATTCGACGTCGAATGTTGTTAACCGAAGTGTAGATAGAGAAGGTAGTAGAGATGATGGTTCTGTTAAGGTTAAAAAGAAGGATAAATTGTCTAAGAAGTGTAAGCTTAATTCACCAGAGTTTATGATGATGGTTAAGTTGGATATGTGCTCTAAAAGGGGGGATGTCATGGGTGCAATTTCCTTGTATGATACGGCGGTTAAGGAAGAGGTTAAGATGGGGCAGTATCATTATACTGTGCTTTTGTATTTGTGTTCTAGTGCTGCAATGGGGGTTGTTAGACCGGCTAAAAGTGGTAGTGGTAGGAGGAGTTTGGATAAAGTTGCCCCTGAAAACTTAGATGGGGCCAATGATTCTGGTGAGGAGGAAGATGATGATGTAGATGATGAAACTCAGGATAGAAAAGACCAATCTCAAAAGGTAGAAGTAAATGAGATTAGGGTAAGCGATGAGGTAAAGAAGCAAGCCCGTGAAAAAGGGTTTGAAATTTTTGAGAAAATGTGTTTGGATAAGATCCAGATGAATGAGGCCGCTTTGACTTCAGTTGCTAGAATGGCAATGGCTGTTGGTGACGGGGACAAGGCTTTTGATATGGTAAAGGAGATGATATCAGTTGGGATAAGCCCGAAATTGAGGTCTTATGGTCCTGCTCTATCAGTTTTCTCCAGCAATAGGGAAGTTGAGAAAGCCTTTGCTGTCGAAGAACACATGTTGGAGAATGGTGTTCATCCAGAAGAGCCTGAGCTGGAGGCACTACTAACAGTAAGTGTTGAAACTGGTAAAGCTGACCGGGTTTACTATGTGTTGCATAAACTTAGAACAATGGTGAGGTCTGTCTCACCTTCTACAGCAGATTTGATTGAAAAATGGTTTAAAAGCAAAGAAGCATCGAGAATAGGGAAAAGGAAATGGGATCATGATATGATtactcaaacaatggaaaatGTTGGTGGTGGGTGGCATGGAAAGGGATGGTTAGGTAGAGGAAAATGGAGCGTTTCACGAACCTCCATTGGAGTTGATGGTTTATGTAAATGTTGTGGGGAAAGATTGGCCTTGATTGACCTTGATCCTGAAGAAACAGAGCGGTTTGCTGAATCAGTTGCAGCAATAGCAGCAAAGAGAGAGAagaattcaagctttcaaaagTTTCAA agGTGGTTAGATTACTATGGTCCATTTGAGGCTGTTGTAGATGCAGCTAACGTTGGTCTCTTCAGTCAAAGAAAATTCCAACCTTTAAAG GTCAATGTTATAGTGAATGGGATACGCCAAATGTTTTCTTCTAAAAAGTGGCCACTAATCGTTCTGCACAATAGGCGAGTTACTGGAACCAAGCTAGATAAACCTATACACCAGGAATTAGTTGAAAGGTGGAGAAATGCTGATGCACTCTATGCAACACCAACTGGATCAAATGATGATTG GTACTGGTTGTATGCAGCTATAAAGTTTAAGTGTTTACTTGTGACCAATGACGAGATGAGAGATCATACATTCCAGCTCCTAGGAACTGATTTCTTTCCTAAATGGAAAGAAAGACACCAG GTTCGGTTTAGCTTCTCAGAAACTGGACCTGTATTTCACATGCCACCACCATGTTCTGTTGTTATCCAG GAATCAGGTGACGGCCATTGGCATATCCCCATTGCTTCAGAGCACCAATATGAAGAGGATAGAACATGGCTGTGTGTTACACGCCCAAACTCTAGCATCGTGAGCCAGAGTCAAAACGTTGGAGCACATTCAGCAAAAG GTTAA